The following proteins are encoded in a genomic region of Actinomadura sp. NAK00032:
- a CDS encoding methionine ABC transporter ATP-binding protein, which produces MIQIEKLRKSYRDRGREVIAVDGVDLTVAEGEVFGVLGRSGAGKSTLLRCVNLLERPDEGRVVVGGQDLLALRGGSLRRARQGIGMIHQHFGLLGSRTVAGNVAFPLEVMGVPRAERARRVAELLDLVGLQEHARAYPAQISGGQKQRVGIARALAGRPKVLLSDEATSALDPETTASILELLRDLNRRLGLTVLLITHEMDVVKRICDSAAVMRDGRITESGPVTRLLARPGSELARDLFPLPPAEPRDGRTLVEVTFTGGATDEPFVSALARKYSLDVNILGGAVETVGGERVGRLQLELPGDPAANAAQLAFLRESGLTVDVKHAADPATSPGGAATPPGGAGRAADENREDAR; this is translated from the coding sequence GTGATCCAGATCGAGAAACTTCGAAAAAGCTACCGCGACCGCGGCCGCGAGGTGATCGCCGTCGACGGGGTCGATCTGACCGTCGCCGAGGGCGAGGTCTTCGGCGTCCTCGGCCGCAGCGGCGCCGGCAAGAGCACCCTGCTGCGCTGCGTCAACCTGCTGGAGCGCCCGGACGAGGGCCGCGTCGTCGTCGGCGGGCAGGACCTGCTCGCGCTGCGCGGCGGGAGCCTGCGCCGGGCCCGGCAGGGCATCGGCATGATCCACCAGCACTTCGGCCTGCTCGGCAGCCGGACCGTCGCCGGGAACGTCGCGTTCCCGCTGGAGGTCATGGGCGTCCCGCGCGCGGAGCGGGCCCGGCGCGTCGCCGAGCTGCTGGACCTGGTCGGGCTCCAGGAGCACGCGAGGGCCTACCCGGCGCAGATCTCCGGCGGGCAGAAGCAGCGCGTCGGCATCGCCCGCGCCCTCGCCGGCCGCCCGAAGGTGCTCCTGTCGGACGAGGCGACGTCCGCGCTCGATCCGGAGACCACCGCGTCCATCCTGGAGCTGCTGCGCGACCTCAACCGGCGGCTCGGCCTCACCGTCCTGCTGATCACCCACGAGATGGACGTCGTGAAGCGCATCTGCGACTCGGCCGCGGTCATGCGCGACGGCCGGATCACCGAGTCGGGCCCGGTCACCCGGCTGCTCGCGCGGCCCGGCTCGGAGCTGGCCCGGGACCTGTTCCCGCTGCCGCCGGCCGAGCCCCGCGACGGCCGGACGCTCGTCGAGGTCACCTTCACCGGCGGCGCCACCGACGAGCCGTTCGTGTCGGCGCTGGCCCGCAAGTACTCGCTGGACGTCAACATCCTCGGCGGCGCCGTCGAGACGGTCGGCGGCGAGCGCGTCGGCCGCCTCCAGCTCGAACTGCCCGGCGACCCCGCGGCGAACGCCGCCCAGCTCGCCTTCCTCCGCGAGTCGGGCCTGACCGTCGACGTCAAGCACGCCGCCGACCCCGCCACCAGCCCCGGCGGCGCCGCCACCCCGCCCGGCGGCGCCGGCCGGGCCGCCGACGAGAACCGGGAGGACGCCCGATGA
- a CDS encoding DUF4097 family beta strand repeat-containing protein, which translates to MTAGTGEALGAGRPRRRGVWIALAVATALVVVTPALLSLVGRAVRQTAVSVTPYHHAIRELRLDLDGAAVSVGPGPDGEARVYKTLRWGLERPGVTETLVEDVLFVTFRCGGSDVLGGCGADIDVRVPAGTRVSAVSGSGEIDVRGLTGDLDLRTGSGEIGVAGVRGRLRLEARSGAITGTGLAAAKTLARVSSGALDLRYAEPPDAVEASAGSGTAKIIVPPGSRYRVRAGTGSGSTHLNPAVVDEGAARSISVHSGSGTAYLDYRDE; encoded by the coding sequence ATGACCGCCGGGACGGGCGAGGCGCTCGGCGCGGGGCGGCCCCGCCGGCGCGGCGTGTGGATCGCGCTGGCGGTCGCGACCGCGCTGGTCGTGGTGACGCCCGCCCTGCTCTCGCTGGTCGGGCGGGCCGTCCGGCAGACCGCGGTGTCGGTCACCCCCTACCACCACGCGATCAGGGAGCTGCGCCTCGACCTGGACGGCGCCGCCGTCTCCGTCGGCCCCGGCCCGGACGGCGAGGCCCGCGTCTACAAGACGCTCCGCTGGGGCCTGGAGAGGCCCGGCGTCACCGAAACGCTCGTGGAGGACGTGCTGTTCGTGACGTTCCGCTGCGGTGGCTCGGACGTGCTCGGCGGCTGCGGCGCCGACATCGACGTCCGGGTCCCGGCGGGGACGCGCGTGTCGGCGGTGTCCGGATCCGGGGAGATCGACGTGCGGGGCCTGACCGGTGACCTCGACCTGCGCACCGGGTCCGGCGAGATCGGCGTCGCCGGGGTGCGCGGCCGGCTGCGGCTGGAGGCCCGGTCCGGTGCGATCACCGGGACCGGGCTGGCCGCGGCCAAGACGCTGGCGCGGGTGTCGTCCGGCGCCCTCGACCTGCGCTACGCCGAGCCGCCGGACGCCGTGGAGGCGTCCGCCGGGTCGGGCACGGCGAAGATCATCGTGCCGCCGGGGTCGCGCTACCGCGTCCGGGCCGGGACGGGTTCGGGCAGTACCCACCTCAACCCCGCCGTCGTCGACGAGGGCGCCGCGCGGTCGATCTCCGTCCACAGCGGCTCCGGCACCGCCTATCTCGACTACCGCGACGAGTAG
- a CDS encoding response regulator transcription factor, whose protein sequence is MRVVIAEDSVLLRAGLIKLLETAGFEVAAAVGEAEGLLAAVRAHRPDAAIVDVRMPPGFTDEGVRAALVMRREAPEVAVLLLSQYVEERYAADLLSSGAGGIGYLLKDRVADVSVFLDALRRVAAGGTALDPEVVSQLLLRRHTDPLGRLTPREREVLAVMAEGRSNAGIAAALVVSESAVAKHINSIFAKLDLPHAEGDHRRVLAVLRFLDGDT, encoded by the coding sequence GTGCGCGTTGTGATCGCCGAGGACTCCGTCCTGCTCAGGGCCGGGCTGATCAAGCTGCTGGAGACCGCCGGGTTCGAGGTCGCGGCGGCCGTCGGCGAGGCCGAGGGGCTGCTCGCCGCCGTCCGCGCGCACCGCCCCGACGCGGCGATCGTGGACGTCCGGATGCCGCCCGGCTTCACCGACGAGGGCGTCCGCGCGGCTCTGGTCATGCGGCGGGAGGCGCCGGAGGTCGCCGTGCTGCTGCTGTCGCAGTACGTCGAGGAGCGCTACGCCGCCGACCTGCTGTCGAGCGGCGCCGGCGGCATCGGCTACCTGCTCAAGGACCGGGTCGCGGACGTGTCGGTCTTCCTGGACGCGCTGCGCCGGGTCGCCGCCGGCGGCACCGCGCTGGACCCCGAGGTCGTCTCGCAGCTGCTGCTGCGCAGGCACACCGACCCGCTCGGCCGGCTCACCCCGCGCGAGCGGGAGGTCCTGGCCGTCATGGCGGAGGGCCGCTCCAACGCGGGCATCGCCGCGGCGCTGGTGGTCAGCGAGAGCGCGGTCGCCAAGCACATCAACAGCATCTTCGCCAAGCTCGACCTGCCGCACGCCGAGGGCGACCACCGGCGCGTCCTCGCCGTGCTGCGCTTCCTGGACGGCGACACATGA
- a CDS encoding sensor histidine kinase: MASISAVARARVHAPWTAAAWRDTVFVASGVPLQAAGWLVPGSVWAVWAPVDVVPVLVLTAATIAFPLLALRLLTAWQRERCWAVLGLDIPPMPNLADGRPWDPLRDLRSPEVWRKLQYHLVAAPPLALGGLAVIMMWAMGAVLAAVPLYAWALPDAGLFGDPVKTGALGVLLLAAAPWAAAGVRRLDARAAAGLLGPDRAEELRRRVEDLAEKRASVVDAADLERRRIERDLHDGAQQRLVSLALNLGLARETLTGVPDDAMRVIVEAHEEAKEALAELRTLIRGLHPPVLEDRGLDAALSGVAARVPLPVRLRVEVEPRASSTVEAVAYFVVSEALTNVVRHARAAEVDVEVVRRGDVLRVTVRDDGAGGADPSAGTGLTGLARRVRSVDGAFRITSPGGGPTTVTVELPCAL; encoded by the coding sequence ATGGCATCCATCTCCGCGGTCGCCCGTGCCCGCGTGCACGCGCCGTGGACGGCGGCGGCGTGGCGCGACACCGTGTTCGTCGCCTCCGGGGTGCCGCTGCAGGCCGCCGGATGGCTGGTCCCGGGCTCGGTCTGGGCCGTCTGGGCGCCCGTGGACGTCGTACCGGTCCTCGTCCTGACCGCCGCGACGATCGCCTTCCCGCTGCTCGCGCTGCGCCTGTTGACGGCGTGGCAGCGGGAGCGCTGCTGGGCCGTGCTCGGCCTGGACATTCCACCCATGCCGAACCTGGCCGACGGGCGCCCGTGGGATCCGCTCCGCGATCTGCGCTCGCCCGAGGTGTGGCGGAAGCTGCAGTACCACCTGGTCGCGGCGCCGCCGCTCGCGCTCGGCGGACTCGCCGTGATCATGATGTGGGCGATGGGCGCCGTCCTCGCCGCCGTGCCCCTCTACGCGTGGGCGCTGCCCGACGCCGGCCTGTTCGGCGACCCGGTCAAAACGGGTGCGCTCGGCGTCCTGCTCCTCGCGGCGGCGCCCTGGGCGGCGGCGGGCGTGCGGCGGCTGGACGCCCGCGCCGCCGCCGGGCTGCTCGGCCCCGACCGCGCGGAGGAGCTGCGGCGCCGCGTCGAGGACCTGGCCGAGAAGCGCGCCAGCGTGGTCGACGCCGCCGACCTCGAACGCCGCCGCATCGAACGGGACCTGCACGACGGCGCCCAGCAGCGCCTCGTGTCCCTCGCGCTGAACCTCGGCCTGGCCCGCGAGACCCTGACCGGCGTCCCGGACGACGCCATGCGGGTGATCGTCGAGGCGCACGAGGAGGCCAAGGAGGCCCTCGCCGAGCTGCGCACGCTGATCCGCGGCCTGCACCCGCCCGTGCTGGAGGACCGCGGCCTGGACGCCGCGCTGTCCGGCGTCGCCGCCCGCGTGCCGCTGCCCGTCCGGCTGCGGGTCGAGGTGGAGCCGCGCGCCTCCTCCACCGTCGAGGCCGTCGCGTACTTCGTCGTGTCCGAGGCCCTCACCAACGTCGTCCGGCACGCCCGCGCGGCCGAAGTCGACGTCGAGGTCGTCCGCCGGGGCGACGTGCTGCGGGTGACGGTCCGCGACGACGGCGCGGGCGGCGCCGACCCGTCCGCCGGGACGGGCCTGACCGGGCTCGCGCGCCGCGTCCGGTCGGTGGACGGCGCGTTCCGCATCACCAGCCCCGGCGGGGGCCCGACGACCGTCACCGTGGAGCTGCCGTGCGCGTTGTGA
- a CDS encoding TetR/AcrR family transcriptional regulator: MARTKEFDPDAALRRALDLFWERGYEATSMADLVEHLGIARASIYGTFGGKHELFLKALERYLQETDPKIAEALAQPGPVLPAVRALIERYAADAARDRPRRGCLVVNTAVELAARDPDAARLVEASWSFLEASLTSALMRARAQGELPPEKDPRSLARLLLVLFQGMRVLGRAPADDGRLRDATREALSLFD, from the coding sequence ATGGCACGGACGAAGGAGTTCGACCCGGACGCCGCCCTGCGGCGCGCCCTCGACCTGTTCTGGGAGCGCGGCTACGAGGCGACGTCCATGGCCGACCTCGTGGAGCACCTCGGGATCGCCCGCGCCAGCATCTACGGCACGTTCGGCGGTAAGCACGAGCTGTTCCTGAAGGCGCTGGAACGCTACCTCCAGGAGACCGACCCCAAGATCGCCGAGGCGCTCGCCCAGCCGGGCCCCGTGCTGCCGGCGGTGCGGGCGCTGATCGAGCGCTACGCGGCGGACGCGGCCCGCGACCGGCCGCGGCGCGGGTGCCTGGTGGTGAACACGGCGGTCGAGCTGGCCGCCCGGGACCCGGACGCGGCACGGCTGGTCGAGGCGAGCTGGTCGTTCCTGGAGGCGTCCCTGACGTCGGCGCTCATGCGCGCGCGGGCCCAGGGGGAGCTGCCGCCGGAGAAGGACCCGCGCTCGCTGGCCCGCCTCCTGCTCGTCCTGTTCCAGGGCATGCGGGTCCTCGGCCGCGCGCCCGCCGACGACGGCCGCCTCCGGGACGCGACGCGCGAGGCGCTGTCCCTGTTCGACTGA
- a CDS encoding SDR family NAD(P)-dependent oxidoreductase, translated as MTFHGTTVLITGGSRGIGRATARAFAAEGATVVLAGRDVTALADAVKEIGPGTADHVVADVADPASAARMVETVVARHGGLHVAVNNAGILGAAGPVADIDPAAWDDVMAVNLTGVFLSMKHEIAHMRAHGGGTIVNVASNIGAHRRLPGMAAYAASKAAVSILTRTAALDHIGDGVRINAVSPGASDTPMSLLPGESETERAARMSASVPAGRVADTSEVASTVLWLASDASTHVVGHDLVIDGGVTA; from the coding sequence ATGACCTTCCACGGCACGACCGTCCTCATCACCGGCGGCTCGCGCGGCATCGGCCGCGCCACCGCGCGCGCCTTCGCCGCCGAGGGCGCCACGGTCGTCCTCGCCGGACGCGACGTGACCGCGCTCGCCGACGCCGTCAAGGAGATCGGGCCCGGCACGGCCGACCACGTGGTCGCCGACGTGGCCGACCCCGCGTCCGCCGCCCGGATGGTCGAGACGGTGGTCGCCCGGCACGGCGGCCTGCACGTCGCGGTCAACAACGCCGGGATCCTCGGCGCGGCCGGACCCGTCGCCGACATCGACCCCGCCGCCTGGGACGACGTCATGGCGGTCAACCTGACCGGCGTCTTCCTGTCGATGAAGCACGAGATCGCCCACATGCGCGCCCACGGCGGCGGGACGATCGTGAACGTCGCGTCCAACATCGGGGCGCATCGCCGGCTCCCCGGCATGGCGGCGTACGCGGCGTCCAAGGCCGCGGTCAGCATCCTGACCCGCACCGCAGCGCTCGACCACATCGGCGATGGCGTCCGCATCAACGCCGTCAGTCCCGGGGCAAGCGACACCCCCATGTCACTGCTACCGGGTGAGAGCGAAACCGAGCGCGCGGCCCGGATGAGTGCGTCCGTCCCAGCGGGGCGTGTGGCGGACACGTCCGAAGTGGCTTCGACCGTCCTGTGGCTGGCGTCGGACGCCTCAACCCACGTGGTCGGCCACGACCTCGTCATCGACGGCGGTGTCACCGCCTGA
- a CDS encoding class I SAM-dependent methyltransferase, whose translation MALTPDYDSDPERFRLAGRVTRKYLIGARSLHDHVAMKLVNTGASLVLDIGCGEGALSAALPRPAPLRLVGLDASAALLRAHPRPCVRGDALRLPFRDGTFDAAVAVNMLYHLDDPGPALREARRVLAPGGMLLVSAICRNDSPELSPVWRPEPTPFDAEDAPDRVCEVFGEVEVERWDAPLITLPDRAAIRDYLIARRVPRPQAAEAAAHLDTPLPVTKRGSLVVARR comes from the coding sequence ATGGCCCTCACACCCGACTACGACTCCGACCCGGAGCGCTTCCGTCTCGCCGGCAGGGTCACCAGGAAGTACCTGATCGGGGCGCGGAGCCTGCACGACCACGTCGCCATGAAGCTGGTCAACACCGGCGCGTCCCTCGTCCTGGACATCGGCTGCGGGGAGGGCGCCCTCAGCGCCGCCCTCCCCCGTCCGGCGCCGCTCCGGCTCGTGGGCCTGGACGCGTCCGCCGCCCTGCTGCGCGCCCACCCCCGGCCGTGCGTGCGCGGCGACGCGCTGCGGCTGCCGTTCCGGGACGGGACGTTCGACGCCGCCGTGGCCGTGAACATGCTCTACCACCTGGACGACCCAGGGCCCGCCCTGCGCGAGGCACGCCGCGTCCTCGCCCCCGGCGGGATGCTGCTCGTCTCCGCGATCTGCCGGAACGACAGCCCCGAACTGTCGCCCGTCTGGCGCCCCGAACCCACCCCGTTCGACGCCGAGGACGCCCCCGACCGGGTCTGCGAGGTCTTCGGCGAGGTCGAGGTGGAGCGCTGGGACGCCCCGCTGATCACGCTCCCCGACCGCGCCGCGATCCGCGACTACCTGATCGCCCGCCGCGTGCCCCGCCCCCAGGCCGCCGAGGCCGCCGCCCACCTGGACACGCCCCTGCCGGTGACGAAGCGCGGCTCCCTGGTGGTCGCGCGCCGCTGA
- a CDS encoding DNA-binding response regulator, whose protein sequence is MIRVLLADDHLLIREALVLLLETEDGIEVAADVGRGDEAVDRALALKPDVAVLDIDMPGLDGLAAAERLSRDLPSCRLVIVTAHGRPGNLRRAMAAGVRGFLGKDAPGRRLAEVIRQVAAGARYIDPQLAADALAAEECPLTPRELDALRAAAGGAPVARIARDLGLSEGTVRNYLSAAVTKLGAGNRHAAARAAQDRGWL, encoded by the coding sequence ATGATCCGCGTGCTGCTCGCCGACGACCACCTGCTGATCAGGGAGGCGCTCGTCCTGCTGCTGGAGACCGAGGACGGCATCGAGGTCGCCGCCGACGTCGGCCGCGGCGACGAGGCCGTCGACCGGGCCCTCGCCCTGAAGCCCGACGTCGCCGTCCTCGACATCGACATGCCGGGACTGGACGGGCTCGCCGCCGCCGAGCGGCTCTCCCGCGACCTGCCGTCCTGCCGGCTGGTGATCGTGACCGCGCACGGCCGGCCGGGCAACCTGCGCCGCGCCATGGCCGCCGGGGTCCGCGGCTTCCTCGGCAAGGACGCGCCCGGCCGGCGGCTCGCCGAGGTCATCCGGCAGGTCGCCGCCGGCGCCCGCTACATCGACCCGCAGCTCGCCGCCGACGCCCTCGCCGCCGAGGAGTGCCCGCTCACCCCGCGCGAGCTGGACGCCCTCCGCGCCGCCGCCGGCGGCGCCCCCGTCGCGCGCATCGCCCGCGACCTCGGCCTGTCGGAGGGGACCGTCCGCAACTACCTGTCCGCCGCCGTCACCAAGCTCGGTGCGGGCAACCGCCACGCCGCCGCCCGCGCCGCCCAGGACCGCGGCTGGCTATGA
- a CDS encoding sensor histidine kinase has protein sequence MQPALPRPTVIAAIIVGMTVMTLAGFLAPALWYEITERREAGRLLLALTGTGAAYVLYARLLWQNLMRRTAPAHRVGLAAIALISWAMPLLLGIDRGWGNALLVPAGLIAIVLPVREAIGAAVAATVLTPVYGVLLGLPALAVLYEVAAVPLGAFSGYVTVWLFHVVQELREARAELARSAVGEERLRFARDLHDVLGHSLQAVALRAEVAERFVERDDGRVRKELTEIQTMARDAVRDVREVVRGYRATSLRTELDGMSAVLRAAGIRCERPDVSPALPPHVHEPLGWVAREATTNLLRHSSATWCEITVRAGRDRVEVEIVNDGAGRRAGDAGSGLAGLAERITAAGGEFAAGPAGDGTFRVAAAVPAAPEEAP, from the coding sequence GTGCAGCCCGCCCTCCCGCGTCCCACCGTCATCGCCGCGATCATCGTGGGGATGACGGTGATGACGCTGGCCGGGTTCCTGGCGCCCGCGCTCTGGTACGAGATCACCGAGCGCCGGGAGGCGGGCCGCCTGCTGCTCGCCCTCACCGGCACCGGCGCCGCGTACGTCCTGTACGCCCGGCTCCTGTGGCAGAACCTGATGCGCCGCACCGCGCCCGCCCACCGGGTCGGGCTGGCCGCGATCGCGCTGATCAGCTGGGCGATGCCGCTGCTGCTCGGCATCGACCGGGGGTGGGGCAACGCGCTGCTCGTCCCGGCCGGGCTGATCGCGATCGTGCTGCCCGTCCGGGAGGCGATCGGCGCGGCCGTGGCGGCGACCGTGCTCACCCCCGTCTACGGCGTGCTGCTCGGGCTGCCCGCCCTGGCCGTCCTGTACGAGGTCGCCGCGGTCCCGCTCGGCGCCTTCTCCGGGTACGTCACGGTCTGGCTGTTCCACGTCGTCCAGGAGCTGCGGGAGGCGCGCGCCGAGCTGGCGCGGTCCGCGGTGGGGGAGGAGCGGCTCCGCTTCGCCCGCGACCTGCACGACGTCCTCGGGCACAGCCTCCAGGCGGTCGCGCTGCGCGCCGAGGTCGCCGAACGGTTCGTGGAACGCGACGACGGGCGCGTCCGCAAGGAGCTGACCGAGATCCAGACCATGGCCCGGGACGCCGTCCGCGACGTCCGGGAGGTCGTCCGCGGCTACCGGGCCACGTCCCTGCGCACCGAGCTGGACGGCATGTCCGCCGTGCTGCGCGCCGCCGGGATCCGCTGCGAACGCCCCGACGTGTCCCCGGCGCTGCCGCCGCACGTCCATGAGCCGCTCGGCTGGGTCGCCCGCGAGGCCACCACCAACCTCCTGCGGCACTCCAGCGCCACCTGGTGCGAGATCACCGTCCGGGCGGGCCGCGACCGCGTCGAGGTGGAGATCGTCAACGACGGCGCCGGGCGCCGCGCCGGCGACGCCGGCAGCGGCCTGGCCGGGCTCGCCGAGCGGATCACCGCCGCCGGCGGCGAGTTCGCCGCCGGCCCCGCCGGGGACGGGACGTTCCGGGTGGCGGCCGCCGTCCCCGCCGCGCCGGAGGAGGCGCCATGA
- a CDS encoding ABC transporter ATP-binding protein, protein MKAPVIEVRDLDLNEAVRNVSFTVAEGEVYALLGRYGSGKTTLLEMLAGLRRPTSGTVRLYGADPYTDRDSARAGAVWRDGGLFPGLTVAEVIDTWRRWTLDPLTRDEALRLARLTHLADVPFERLTPGRRRMLDIALALVGRSDVLFLDEPTAGLDAAAAREVWSVLLMLAADGVSAVITTRDPDEACRADRVGILDDGCLVTGRDAARLQCPPAGRAA, encoded by the coding sequence ATGAAGGCACCTGTGATCGAGGTACGCGACCTGGACTTGAACGAGGCCGTGCGAAACGTCTCGTTCACCGTGGCCGAAGGCGAGGTCTACGCGCTGCTGGGCCGCTACGGCTCCGGCAAGACCACCCTCTTGGAGATGCTCGCCGGCCTGCGCCGTCCCACGAGCGGAACCGTCCGCCTCTACGGCGCCGACCCCTACACCGACCGCGACTCCGCGCGCGCTGGGGCGGTGTGGCGTGACGGCGGCCTGTTCCCAGGGCTGACCGTCGCCGAGGTCATCGACACCTGGCGGCGCTGGACCCTCGACCCGCTCACCCGCGACGAGGCCCTGCGCCTGGCCCGCCTCACCCACCTCGCCGACGTCCCCTTCGAGCGGCTGACCCCCGGCCGGCGGCGCATGCTCGACATCGCGCTGGCCCTGGTGGGACGGTCCGACGTGCTGTTCCTCGACGAGCCGACCGCCGGGCTCGACGCCGCCGCGGCCCGCGAGGTGTGGTCCGTCCTGCTCATGCTCGCCGCGGACGGGGTCAGCGCGGTGATCACGACCCGCGACCCGGACGAGGCGTGCCGCGCCGACCGGGTCGGGATCCTGGACGACGGCTGCCTCGTCACCGGCCGCGACGCCGCCCGGCTCCAGTGCCCCCCGGCCGGCCGCGCCGCCTGA
- a CDS encoding alpha-amylase family glycosyl hydrolase has protein sequence MRWSDHAIWWHAYPLGFVGAERDALPAGTPPTPRLARFGGWLDHLVGLGCNGLALGPVFASETHGYDTVDHYRVDPRLGGEDDLRRLIDDASQKGVRILFDGVFNHVGRGFEPFADVSAKGDASRYRKWFHPDLRTFEGHDRLVTLNHAEPEVADYVTDVMTHWLERGIDGWRLDAAYAVPPEFWRTVTDRVRARFPDAWFVGEVIHGDYIRLVQDTGFDSVTQYELWKAIWSSLNDGNFFELAHALDRHNTMLGRFAPQTFLGNHDVTRIASRLNREEHREHALVILLTVGGVPSIYAGDEFGYEGVKEERPGGDDAIRPAFPERPDETPGYGASYHRLHQHLIGLRRRHPWLVRAETTVATLTNTVLSYTVGHGAERLAVVLNLDGEPAKVELPAADWTCVAGEASFTADGVTVPPTGWAIAEP, from the coding sequence ATGCGCTGGTCCGATCACGCCATCTGGTGGCATGCCTACCCGCTCGGATTCGTCGGTGCCGAGCGGGACGCCCTCCCCGCCGGAACGCCCCCGACGCCCAGGCTCGCGAGGTTCGGCGGCTGGCTCGACCACCTCGTCGGGCTCGGCTGCAACGGGCTCGCGCTCGGTCCCGTGTTCGCGTCCGAGACCCATGGCTACGACACCGTCGACCACTACCGGGTCGACCCCAGGCTCGGCGGCGAGGACGACCTGCGGCGGCTCATCGACGACGCCTCCCAGAAGGGCGTCAGGATCCTGTTCGACGGTGTCTTCAACCATGTCGGGCGCGGCTTCGAACCCTTCGCCGACGTCTCGGCGAAGGGTGACGCGTCCCGGTACCGGAAGTGGTTCCACCCGGATCTGCGCACGTTCGAGGGCCACGACCGGCTGGTCACGCTGAACCACGCCGAACCCGAGGTCGCCGACTACGTCACCGACGTCATGACCCACTGGCTCGAGCGCGGCATAGACGGCTGGCGTCTCGACGCCGCCTACGCCGTTCCGCCGGAGTTCTGGCGGACGGTCACAGACCGCGTCCGCGCGCGCTTCCCCGACGCCTGGTTCGTCGGCGAGGTCATCCACGGCGACTACATCCGCCTGGTGCAAGACACCGGATTCGACTCCGTCACCCAGTACGAACTCTGGAAGGCCATCTGGAGCTCGCTCAACGACGGCAACTTCTTCGAGCTGGCCCATGCGCTCGACCGGCACAACACGATGCTCGGTAGGTTCGCCCCGCAGACCTTCCTCGGCAACCACGACGTGACCCGCATCGCCAGCCGCCTGAACCGGGAAGAGCACCGGGAACACGCGCTCGTCATCCTGCTGACGGTCGGTGGTGTTCCGTCCATCTACGCGGGTGATGAGTTCGGTTACGAAGGCGTGAAAGAGGAACGGCCAGGCGGGGACGACGCCATACGGCCGGCCTTCCCGGAACGTCCCGACGAGACGCCCGGCTACGGCGCCTCCTACCACCGCCTACACCAGCATCTGATCGGACTAAGACGACGTCACCCGTGGCTGGTCCGAGCCGAAACCACGGTCGCCACCTTGACCAACACGGTTCTCTCCTACACAGTGGGGCACGGCGCAGAGCGGCTCGCGGTCGTCCTCAACCTGGACGGCGAGCCCGCCAAGGTTGAACTGCCCGCCGCAGACTGGACGTGCGTGGCCGGTGAAGCGAGCTTCACCGCCGATGGCGTCACCGTCCCGCCGACCGGATGGGCGATCGCCGAACCCTGA